The proteins below come from a single Pristiophorus japonicus isolate sPriJap1 unplaced genomic scaffold, sPriJap1.hap1 HAP1_SCAFFOLD_246, whole genome shotgun sequence genomic window:
- the zdhhc22 gene encoding palmitoyltransferase ZDHHC22, whose amino-acid sequence MLKLKILNTVAPSYFLGVSITTMILQSFVFIPAIFDDDLRRPWSYCGCHFTFFLYVSANVLGNYFLILWYPSESLQASSICADGNKTLLPGSHFCKLCSKVILRRDHHCFFTANCIGNRNMRYFLMFGWYTSIVCLYSLVVGVAYLSVEYQLSFENPLTFLTLLPLSFFHFFFSMIPSFQLFLVLMLYIWLGIGLTCTGFCCQQILLVARGRTWYHLKKGMPAVRCTSWGVNLQDVFGKRWLLGFFFPIPTVHFDPKDK is encoded by the coding sequence ATGCTGAAGCTGAAGATCTTGAACACGGTGGCTCCATCGTACTTTCTCGGAGTGTCCATCACCACCATGATCTTGCAGAGTTTTGTTTTCATTCCCGCGATCTTTGACGATGACCTCCGCCGGCCATGGTCCTACTGTGGCTGCCACTTCACTTTTTTTCTCTACGTGTCGGCAAACGTTTTGGGCAACTATTTCTTGATCCTGTGGTACCCATCAGAGAGCCTGCAGGCCAGCAGCATCTGCGCCGACGGCAACAAAACCCTGCTGCCTGGCAGCCACTTCTGCAAGTTGTGCAGCAAAGTCATCCTGAGGCGGGACCACCATTGCTTCTTCACGGCAAACTGTATCGGGAACAGGAATATGCGTTACTTCCTGATGTTTGGATGGTACACCTCCATCGTCTGTCTCTACTCCCTGGTGGTCGGTGTAGCGTACCTGAGCGTGGAATACCAGCTCTCCTTCGAGAATCCacttacattcctcaccctcctccccctctccttcttccacTTCTTCTTCAGTATGATCCCATCTTTCCAGCTGTTCCTGGTCCTGATGCTGTATATCTGGCTGGGGATCGGACTGACCTGCACTGGTTTCTGCTGCCAGCAGATCCTCCTGGTAGCCCGAGGGCGTACCTGGTACCATCTGAAGAAAGGGATGCCAGCAGTCCGTTGCACATCCTGGGGGGTCAATCTTCAGGATGTGTTCGGGAAACGTTGGTTGTTGGGATTCTTCTTCCCGATTCCAACAGTACATTTCGATCCAAAGGACAAATAG